The window TACTGTCTTAGAATTTTATTATTAAAACTGTATCCTCATTCAATACTCCAGCAGATACTATATCCCAATCTTCATTTGATCTATTCGTACTGTGTTGAGAAATATATAATTTACTTCCTACTTTTTGGGTCACAAATGTGATGTGATGAATTTGATACGAATTTCTTGAACTATATGCTAAAAAATTTCCAACTGTAGCATTTGCCTTTACAGATGAAACAGTCGTATAACCTCGTACATTTTTACCTTCTGCAGTCCAGTAAGTTGCAAAATTATGTGCAAGTTTCCATGCAGTACTTGCTCCACTTGTTGAAAACCAACTATTTCCTGACCCATTAACTTTTGAAGATTGTTCGACTCCACCATAAAATGCTATTTGAGAAGCAAAGTTTGTACAATCTTCTTTATATACAGGAAAAGCTATATTATGACCTTTACCATAGGTTTTAGCATACTTTACAGCGTTGGCTACATTTAGCGCTGTACTTCTTCTGCTCATAGGATTATTAATAGAACCCATAGTTTCAGTTTCTAATAAATCAGAAATATTTTCATTCTTTATATCGTTAAAAGATTTCTTTAAGAGTTCTTCTCTTGCCAGACTTACCTCTTCTTTATTGCTACCATCAGCTTCTTGAATTGCTCCAATTCTAGCTACATAAATAATCGAAAATTCTTTTGCATACTCATAAAAATCTGTATTCTTAATTATATTATTTTCATTTACTACAAAACCATCTAAATATTCAAAATATTCAAAACTTTCCGGATCAATTTTTATAGCGTTTTCATTCATATGAGCTATAATTTTCATTTCAATATTTCCTAGTGTCTCATTTAAGTTGAACGTACTGATTGTCCGCTTCATTTCATCAGTTTTTACCAATTCAGAAATTGTCTTTCCTTCTTCTGCATAAGCATTACTTGCAGGAATTACAATTGTACCCATTAATGCTAGTGCTACTCCACAAAATAATAAACTAAAAATTTTCTTTTTCATTCTCATTAAAATAAACCCCTTTTCAATAGTTTTATTAATTAAATTTAGTTAATAAAATTAATATATCCCAATAATATAACATATGTAAATATTATGCAATAGCAAATAATAAACATTTACACCGTTATATATTTATGATAAATTATAAATATATACTTACAGGAGGTTATCATGAATAAGAAAAAAAAGGTTCCATATTTAATTTTCGTATTAATTATATCTCTTATTATTTTATTTATGGTTTTTACTTCAAGGGATAGCTCATTGAAAAATGAAATAAAAAATTCAAGTTGGAATTTCCAAACCAGTGATGGAGACACAGGAGAATTTATTTTCCATGAAAATACTGCTGATTATACTAACTCCAATGGTGAGCAGTTGTCTGGTCATTACAAAATAAATAGTTTTTCTAAAAAAATAACCATTTTAACTACATCTAGTACTATTGTCATCGTAGTTGCTAGCGTTACCGATAACTATTCGGTTTTAACAGTAGGGTTGAGCGGGTTTAAAGGGGCTGAGGAGACTGTTAGTTCTCTAATGATAAAAAGAAATTAGATTGCAAAAAATCAGCATTTACAAAAAATTGGTTTCTTGCAATTATCATTTTTGAAAATCACAATTCTCGTACGGATTATTTGGGCATTCGATTCTCATATTAACATAGTAAAATATATAAAATGAACAGGATACAATCGGATTGCGTCCTGTTCGTTTTTTATTTGTTACAATCATTTCTTCCAAATTTCATATCGACTTCTTTCTAAAGTAATTTTAAACTAAAATTTATTAACAAAAAATGAAGGGATGACTATTACTCAGCAAACAATCGAAGAAAAGAGTCATCTATTTTTAATTAATTTACTTTTGAATACCAAGGTTGCGCTGTTCCTTTTAAGACTTGATCCAACGCTTCAATGTTGGCTTTTCCTGTAGTTTGTAGCCACTCTCTGGCAACCACTTCTCCCTCTTTGGCAAATGGAGCGACGCCATTCTTCCATGTTGCTCGTCCACATAAAACACCATTGAAACGGGAGCCAGCTTCATGGGCAAACTGCAAGGTTTCTTGGAATAATTCAGCGCTGACACCAGCACTCAGGAAGATAAATGGTAGCTCCGTTGCTTGACCCTGTTCAGTAAAATAACCCAATGCTTCTTCTCTAGAGTACACACTTTCCTCACCAAATCCGACCACATAATTCATATTTACTGGAACTTCCATTTTCAACACATCCACATTGTATTGTGGTTTTGAGAATTCTTTCATCATGTCAATCACTTTATGAGGTTTGACTTT is drawn from Carnobacterium gallinarum DSM 4847 and contains these coding sequences:
- a CDS encoding amidase domain-containing protein is translated as MRMKKKIFSLLFCGVALALMGTIVIPASNAYAEEGKTISELVKTDEMKRTISTFNLNETLGNIEMKIIAHMNENAIKIDPESFEYFEYLDGFVVNENNIIKNTDFYEYAKEFSIIYVARIGAIQEADGSNKEEVSLAREELLKKSFNDIKNENISDLLETETMGSINNPMSRRSTALNVANAVKYAKTYGKGHNIAFPVYKEDCTNFASQIAFYGGVEQSSKVNGSGNSWFSTSGASTAWKLAHNFATYWTAEGKNVRGYTTVSSVKANATVGNFLAYSSRNSYQIHHITFVTQKVGSKLYISQHSTNRSNEDWDIVSAGVLNEDTVLIIKF